A single region of the Marmota flaviventris isolate mMarFla1 chromosome 10, mMarFla1.hap1, whole genome shotgun sequence genome encodes:
- the Xkr8 gene encoding XK-related protein 8 isoform X1: MPWSSRAVLLRDLILGVLGTAAFLLDLGADLWAAGQYALSGRYLWAALVLALLVLASVALQLFSWVWLRADPVGLHESQPPGRCLALLHFLQLGYLYSGHLCVLPRCLQGLQQGLLVWQQEEPSEFDLAYADFLSLDISMLRLFETFLETTPQLTLGLAIVLQSGRAEYYQWLSICTSFLGISWALLDYHQALRTCLPSKPLLSLGSSVIYFLWNLLLLGPRVLAVALFSALFPHYVALHFLGLWLVLLLWIWLQGTDFMPGPTSEWLYRATVATILYFSWFNVSEGHTRGRATIHLAFLLSDSVLLAVTWVTHSTWLPLHMWLPLGGVCLLLGLALRLVYYRWLHPSCRWEPDRVDGARSLSPLPHSQLPQNRRMIHLARNFFPKAKNQAALSGKGEVNGVL, from the exons GCGCTCAGCGGCCGCTACCTGTGGGCCGCGCTGGTGCTGGCGCTGCTAGTCCTCGCATCGGTGGCGCTGCAACTCTTTAGCTGGGTCTGGCTGCGCGCCGACCCCGTTGGTCTGCACGAGTCGCAGCCTCCCGGCCGCTGCTTGGCGCTGCTGCACTTCCTGCAGCTGGGCTACCTGTACAG TGGGCATCTGTGTGTACTGCCTAGATGCCTGCAGGGGCTGCAGCAGGGGCTGTTGGTGTGGCAGCAGGAGGAGCCTTCCGAGTTTGACCTGGCCTATGCCGACTTCCTGTCCTTGGACATCAGCATGCTGCGGCTCTTTGAGACCTTCCTGGAAACGACGCCACAACTCACACTGGGGCTGGCCATCGTGCTACAGAGTGGCCGCGCTGAGTATTACCAGT GGCTTAGCATCTGCACATCCTTCTTGGGCATCTCATGGGCACTGCTGGACTACCACCAGGCCTTGCGCACCTGCCTTCCCTCCAAGCCCCTCCTGAGCCTGGGCTCCTCTGTCATCTACTTCCTGTGGAACCTGCTACTACTGGGGCCCCGAGTCCTGGCGGTGGCCCTGTTCTCAGCCCTCTTCCCCCATTATGTGGCCCTGCACTTTCTGGGCCTGTGGCTGGTGCTGCTGCTCTGGATCTGGCTTCAGGGCACAGACTTTATGCCAGGCCCTACCTCTGAGTGGCTGTACCGGGCGACAGTGGCCACCATCCTCTATTTCTCCTGGTTTAATGTGTCTGAGGGCCATACCCGAGGCCGGGCCACCATTCACTTGGCATTCCTCCTAAGTGACAGTGTTTTGCTGGCGGTCACTTGGGTGACTCATAGCACCTGGCTCCCATTGcacatgtggcttcccttgggcGGTGTCTGCTTACTTTTAGGTCTGGCTCTGCGCCTTGTCTACTACCGCTGGCTCCACCCTAGCTGCCGCTGGGAGCCTGACCGGGTGGATGGGGCCCGAAGTCTCTCTCCTTTGCCACACAGTCAGCTGCCTCAGAACAGGCGCATGATTCACTTGGCTCGGAACTTTTTCCCCAAGGCTAAGAATCAGGCTGCTTTGTCAGGGAAGGGAGAGGTGAATGGGGTCCTTTGA
- the Xkr8 gene encoding XK-related protein 8 isoform X2: MPWSSRAVLLRDLILGVLGTAAFLLDLGADLWAAGQYALSGRYLWAALVLALLVLASVALQLFSWVWLRADPVGLHESQPPGRCLALLHFLQLGYLYRCLQGLQQGLLVWQQEEPSEFDLAYADFLSLDISMLRLFETFLETTPQLTLGLAIVLQSGRAEYYQWLSICTSFLGISWALLDYHQALRTCLPSKPLLSLGSSVIYFLWNLLLLGPRVLAVALFSALFPHYVALHFLGLWLVLLLWIWLQGTDFMPGPTSEWLYRATVATILYFSWFNVSEGHTRGRATIHLAFLLSDSVLLAVTWVTHSTWLPLHMWLPLGGVCLLLGLALRLVYYRWLHPSCRWEPDRVDGARSLSPLPHSQLPQNRRMIHLARNFFPKAKNQAALSGKGEVNGVL, from the exons GCGCTCAGCGGCCGCTACCTGTGGGCCGCGCTGGTGCTGGCGCTGCTAGTCCTCGCATCGGTGGCGCTGCAACTCTTTAGCTGGGTCTGGCTGCGCGCCGACCCCGTTGGTCTGCACGAGTCGCAGCCTCCCGGCCGCTGCTTGGCGCTGCTGCACTTCCTGCAGCTGGGCTACCTGTACAG ATGCCTGCAGGGGCTGCAGCAGGGGCTGTTGGTGTGGCAGCAGGAGGAGCCTTCCGAGTTTGACCTGGCCTATGCCGACTTCCTGTCCTTGGACATCAGCATGCTGCGGCTCTTTGAGACCTTCCTGGAAACGACGCCACAACTCACACTGGGGCTGGCCATCGTGCTACAGAGTGGCCGCGCTGAGTATTACCAGT GGCTTAGCATCTGCACATCCTTCTTGGGCATCTCATGGGCACTGCTGGACTACCACCAGGCCTTGCGCACCTGCCTTCCCTCCAAGCCCCTCCTGAGCCTGGGCTCCTCTGTCATCTACTTCCTGTGGAACCTGCTACTACTGGGGCCCCGAGTCCTGGCGGTGGCCCTGTTCTCAGCCCTCTTCCCCCATTATGTGGCCCTGCACTTTCTGGGCCTGTGGCTGGTGCTGCTGCTCTGGATCTGGCTTCAGGGCACAGACTTTATGCCAGGCCCTACCTCTGAGTGGCTGTACCGGGCGACAGTGGCCACCATCCTCTATTTCTCCTGGTTTAATGTGTCTGAGGGCCATACCCGAGGCCGGGCCACCATTCACTTGGCATTCCTCCTAAGTGACAGTGTTTTGCTGGCGGTCACTTGGGTGACTCATAGCACCTGGCTCCCATTGcacatgtggcttcccttgggcGGTGTCTGCTTACTTTTAGGTCTGGCTCTGCGCCTTGTCTACTACCGCTGGCTCCACCCTAGCTGCCGCTGGGAGCCTGACCGGGTGGATGGGGCCCGAAGTCTCTCTCCTTTGCCACACAGTCAGCTGCCTCAGAACAGGCGCATGATTCACTTGGCTCGGAACTTTTTCCCCAAGGCTAAGAATCAGGCTGCTTTGTCAGGGAAGGGAGAGGTGAATGGGGTCCTTTGA